The genomic stretch ATCTCCCCGTAGTATACACAACCAATACACACTAGCAATCACACGCCCCGAGTGCTAATCAGCACATAAATTTACCTTTATCCTATCCTTAGGGAATAAGTAAACTTGTTCTATACTACACACATGAAGTTATTCGTCGGTCTCGGTAATCCGGGAGAAAAATATCGGCTCACCCGCCACAACCTGGGACAAATGGTTGTCAATCAATTTGTAGCAACGCATCACAATGCGTTCCTCTCCAATAAAAAATTATCTGCCAAAATCGCCGAGTATCAAAATTCAAAATTTGCCACCCTTAACTCCTTTATGAACGAGTCTGGTTTTCCGGTCAGCAAAATCGTCAATTACTTCAAAATTAGCCCACAGGATCTCTACATAATTCACGATGATCTTGATTTGCCGATAGGGGAGTACCGTTTCCAGTGCGACCGCGGCCCGGCCGGGCACAAAGGGGTTTCCTCCATCATCGAACAGCTCGGCACCCAAGCCTTCCACCGCATCCGTATTGGTATCGGTAAACCCACCACTCCC from Candidatus Shapirobacteria bacterium encodes the following:
- the pth gene encoding aminoacyl-tRNA hydrolase — encoded protein: MKLFVGLGNPGEKYRLTRHNLGQMVVNQFVATHHNAFLSNKKLSAKIAEYQNSKFATLNSFMNESGFPVSKIVNYFKISPQDLYIIHDDLDLPIGEYRFQCDRGPAGHKGVSSIIEQLGTQAFHRIRIGIGKPTTPIAVEDYVLQPFSKEEQVLINQTIDKIITETKTITDFNS